One Pagrus major chromosome 11, Pma_NU_1.0 genomic region harbors:
- the nipa2 gene encoding magnesium transporter NIPA2 isoform X1 — protein MDYSLTSDQGLSVCNVTCGDGVWVGQNCTFGQHLRCLVVNVTEDTNTSSLAMGQDRGKYDFYIGLGLAISSSIFIGGSFILKKKGLLRLARKGSMRAGQGGHAYLKEWLWWAGLLSMGAGEAANFAAYAFAPATLVTPLGALSVLVSAVLSSYFLTERLNLHGKLGCLLSILGSTTMVIHAPKEEEISSLEHMTKKLVDPGFFLFATLVIIVALIFIFVVGPRHGQTNILVYITICSVIGALSVSCVKGLGIAIKEAIAGKNVVRSPLAWILLLGLVACVSTQINYLNKALDIFNTSLVTPIYYVFFTTSVLTCSAILFKEWGHMGADDIIGTLSGFLTIIVGIFLLHAFKDVSVSWASLAVSMRKDERAFPAANGMGSHSTYELLHNESTEDMEDREMGLPFDSVSRRNGAMTSSLDH, from the exons ATGGATTATTCACTCACATCAGATCAGGGTTTATCAGTGTGTAATGTCACCTGTGGAGACG GTGTCTGGGTTGGCCAGAACTGTACCTTTGGTCAGCATCTGCGTTGTTTGGTCGTAAATGTGACAGAGGACACCAACACATCCAGCCTCGCTATGGGTCAGGACAGAGGGAAGTATGATTTTTACATCGGTCTGGGATTGGCCATCAGCTCCAGCATCTTCATCGGAGGCAGCTTTATCCTCAAGAAGAAGGGGCTTCTGAGGCTGGCGAGGAAGGGGTCGATGAGGGCAG gCCAGGGCGGCCATGCATATCTCAAAGAATGGCTGTGGTGGGCTGGTTTACTATCAA TGGGAGCTGGTGAAGCAGCAAACTTCGCAGCATACGCCTTCGCTCCTGCCACTCTGGTCACCCCACTGGGAGCCCTCAGTGTGCTTGTCAG CGCCGTGCTGTCGTCGTACTTCCTGACGGAGCGGTTAAACCTGCATGGGAAGCTCGGCTGCCTGCTCAGCATCCTGGGCTCCACCACCATGGTAATTCACGCTCCAAAAGAGGAAGAGATCAGCAGCCTCGAGCACATGACCAAGAAGCTGGTCGACCCAG ggtTTTTCCTCTTTGCCACTCTAGTCATCATCGTGGCTCTTATCTTCATATTTGTTGTGGGTCCCCGTCACGGTCAGACCAACATCCTAGTCTACATCACCATCTGCTCAGTAATCGGGGCACTATCTGTGTCCTGCGTCAAAGGACTGGGTATTGCCATCAAGGAAGCAATCGCCGGGAAGAACGTTGTGAGAAGCCCACTGGCGTGGATCTTACTTCTGGGTCTGGTGGCCTGTGTGAGCACACAGATCAACTACTTGAACAAGGCTCTGGACATATTCAACACCTCCCTGGTGACTCCCATCTACTACGTGTTCTTCACCACATCTGTGCTCACCTGTTCCGCCATCCTCTTCAAGGAGTGGGGGCACATGGGCGCGGACGATATCATCGGCACGCTCAGCGGCTTCCTCACCATCATCGTGGGGATCTTCCTGCTCCACGCCTTCAAAGACGTCAGCGTCAGCTGGGCTTCGCTCGCCGTGTCCATGAGGAAGGACGAGCGGGCGTTTCCCGCGGCCAACGGGATGGGGTCCCACAGCACCTACGAACTGCTACATAATGAGTCCACTGAGGacatggaggacagagagatgGGTTTGCCTTTTGATAGTGTCTCTAGAAGAAACGGGGCGATGACTTCCTCATTGGACCATTAA
- the nipa2 gene encoding magnesium transporter NIPA2 isoform X2, with the protein MGQDRGKYDFYIGLGLAISSSIFIGGSFILKKKGLLRLARKGSMRAGQGGHAYLKEWLWWAGLLSMGAGEAANFAAYAFAPATLVTPLGALSVLVSAVLSSYFLTERLNLHGKLGCLLSILGSTTMVIHAPKEEEISSLEHMTKKLVDPGFFLFATLVIIVALIFIFVVGPRHGQTNILVYITICSVIGALSVSCVKGLGIAIKEAIAGKNVVRSPLAWILLLGLVACVSTQINYLNKALDIFNTSLVTPIYYVFFTTSVLTCSAILFKEWGHMGADDIIGTLSGFLTIIVGIFLLHAFKDVSVSWASLAVSMRKDERAFPAANGMGSHSTYELLHNESTEDMEDREMGLPFDSVSRRNGAMTSSLDH; encoded by the exons ATGGGTCAGGACAGAGGGAAGTATGATTTTTACATCGGTCTGGGATTGGCCATCAGCTCCAGCATCTTCATCGGAGGCAGCTTTATCCTCAAGAAGAAGGGGCTTCTGAGGCTGGCGAGGAAGGGGTCGATGAGGGCAG gCCAGGGCGGCCATGCATATCTCAAAGAATGGCTGTGGTGGGCTGGTTTACTATCAA TGGGAGCTGGTGAAGCAGCAAACTTCGCAGCATACGCCTTCGCTCCTGCCACTCTGGTCACCCCACTGGGAGCCCTCAGTGTGCTTGTCAG CGCCGTGCTGTCGTCGTACTTCCTGACGGAGCGGTTAAACCTGCATGGGAAGCTCGGCTGCCTGCTCAGCATCCTGGGCTCCACCACCATGGTAATTCACGCTCCAAAAGAGGAAGAGATCAGCAGCCTCGAGCACATGACCAAGAAGCTGGTCGACCCAG ggtTTTTCCTCTTTGCCACTCTAGTCATCATCGTGGCTCTTATCTTCATATTTGTTGTGGGTCCCCGTCACGGTCAGACCAACATCCTAGTCTACATCACCATCTGCTCAGTAATCGGGGCACTATCTGTGTCCTGCGTCAAAGGACTGGGTATTGCCATCAAGGAAGCAATCGCCGGGAAGAACGTTGTGAGAAGCCCACTGGCGTGGATCTTACTTCTGGGTCTGGTGGCCTGTGTGAGCACACAGATCAACTACTTGAACAAGGCTCTGGACATATTCAACACCTCCCTGGTGACTCCCATCTACTACGTGTTCTTCACCACATCTGTGCTCACCTGTTCCGCCATCCTCTTCAAGGAGTGGGGGCACATGGGCGCGGACGATATCATCGGCACGCTCAGCGGCTTCCTCACCATCATCGTGGGGATCTTCCTGCTCCACGCCTTCAAAGACGTCAGCGTCAGCTGGGCTTCGCTCGCCGTGTCCATGAGGAAGGACGAGCGGGCGTTTCCCGCGGCCAACGGGATGGGGTCCCACAGCACCTACGAACTGCTACATAATGAGTCCACTGAGGacatggaggacagagagatgGGTTTGCCTTTTGATAGTGTCTCTAGAAGAAACGGGGCGATGACTTCCTCATTGGACCATTAA